The Branchiostoma floridae strain S238N-H82 chromosome 10, Bfl_VNyyK, whole genome shotgun sequence genome has a segment encoding these proteins:
- the LOC118424843 gene encoding RNA-binding protein FUS-like isoform X2: MASSADQGYGSYGGGSGSHPNYSYGGSAGYGQTAQSGQQAYGQQQQPQQPAAGGGYGSYGGSTGTDSYSSYGQQSQTSYASQQPAAQTAPYSQQSGGQSSYGAGAQQPTGYGGGSYGSQSTPDAQPSTGGYGGQREPPASTGGGGGGGYGGMTGSTGGGGYGSAPTGGYGGGGGGSRGGSNGSGFDQGGGGYGGGGYGGRSGGYDDRGRGRGGGRGGGGGRGGGGGYGGDRGGYGDRGGFKGGYGGGSSDGGRSNDGDMQVQQDTIFVQNLPTSMREEELAGHLTSHFGSIGIIKMDKKTHKPKIWIYKDKMTGSPKGEATVTYDDAHSARAAIDWFNDKEFLGNKIKVELAQMRPRSGPFGRGGGRGGGGGRGFGGPRDFGGGGGRGGGRDGGRSMEQREGDWSCPNPECGNTNFSWRTSCNRCQAPKPGGDDGGHGGGGFGGHRGGFRGRGGDRGGFRGGRGGDRGGFRGRGKRDDMRSDRRDRPY; encoded by the exons ATGGCGTCTTCTGCAGATCAAG GTTATGGTAGTTATGGTGGAGGCTCGGGCTCCCATCCAAA TTACAGCTATGGAGGCTCAGCAGGCTATGGACAAACTGCACAGAGTGGACAGCAG GCGTACGgccagcagcagcagccacaGCAGCCGGCCGCTGGTGGAGGATACGGCTCCTATGGAGGCTCCACTGGAACCGACAGCTACTCCAGCTATGGACAGCAGAGTCAGACATCCTACGCCTCGCAACAGCCAGCAGCACAGACTGCTCCCTACTCACAACAGTCAG GTGGTCAGAGCTCATATGGCGCAGGCGCCCAGCAGCCGACTGGCTATGGCGGCGGCAGCTACGGTTCCCAGAGCACGCCAGACGCACAGCCGAGTACTGGCGGTTATGGCGGACAGCGTGAGCCCCCCGCATCCACGGGTGGTGGCGGCGGTGGTGGGTACGGCGGGATGACTGGCTCCACTGGTGGGGGAGGATACGGCAGCGCTCCTACCGGAGGCTACGGTGGTGGTGGCGGCGGCTCCCGAGGTGGCAGCAACGGGTCTGGATTTGACCAAG GAGGCGGTGGTTACGGAGGCGGCGGCTATGGAGGTCGCTCGGGAGGCTATGACGACCGCGGGAGAGGTCGTGGTGGTGGAAGGGGAGGCGGCGGCGGAcgtggcggcggcggcggctATGGCGG CGACCGCGGAGGATACGGCGATCGCGGGGGATTTAAAGGTGGATACG GAGGGGGTAGCTCTGATGGTGGCCGAAGCAACG ACGGAGACATGCAGGTGCAGCAGGACACCATCTTTGTGCAGAATCTCCCCACCAGCATGAGGGAGGAGGAACTGGCAGGCCATCTCACCAGCCACTTTGGGTCCATCGGCATCATCAAG ATGGACAAGAAGACCCACAAGCCCAAGATCTGGATCTACAAGGACAAGATGACGGGGTCACCAAAGGGCGAGGCCACAGTTACCTATGACGACGCACACTCAGCACGGGCTGCCATCGACTGGTTCAACG ATAAAGAGTTCCTTGGCAACAAGATCAAGGTGGAGCTGGCACAGATGCGCCCCAGATCAGGGCCATTCGGACGGGGAGGGGGTCGCGGCGGCGGCGGTGGACGTGGCTTCGGAG GACCAAGAGACTTCGGTGGTGGTGGAG gcCGTGGAGGCGGACGTGATGGTGGCCGGTCCATGGAACAGCGAGAGGGAGACTGGAGCTGTCCCAACCC GGAATGTGGTAACACCAACTTCTCCTGGAGAACTTCCTGCAACCGATGCCAGGCACCCAAGCCAGGTGGAG ATGACGGAGGCCATGGCGGCGGTGGTTTTGGCGGCCATCGTGGCGGGTTCCGTGGGCGCGGGGGTGATCGCGGAGGCTTCCGTGGCGGCCGTGGGGGCGACCGCGGGGGATTCAGAGGCAGGGGGAAGAG GGATGACATGAGATCAGACCGTAGGGACCGCCCGTATTAG
- the LOC118424843 gene encoding RNA-binding protein FUS-like isoform X1, whose product MASSADQGYGSYGGGSGSHPNYSYGGSAGYGQTAQSGQQAYGQQQQPQQPAAGGGYGSYGGSTGTDSYSSYGQQSQTSYASQQPAAQTAPYSQQSGTGGYGSYDSSQQPQMGGYGQAQSQGSYSTAGSYGQTQGSTTYTGSSGYSSTGAGTGYGQTGQGGQSSYGAGAQQPTGYGGGSYGSQSTPDAQPSTGGYGGQREPPASTGGGGGGGYGGMTGSTGGGGYGSAPTGGYGGGGGGSRGGSNGSGFDQGGGGYGGGGYGGRSGGYDDRGRGRGGGRGGGGGRGGGGGYGGDRGGYGDRGGFKGGYGGGSSDGGRSNDGDMQVQQDTIFVQNLPTSMREEELAGHLTSHFGSIGIIKMDKKTHKPKIWIYKDKMTGSPKGEATVTYDDAHSARAAIDWFNDKEFLGNKIKVELAQMRPRSGPFGRGGGRGGGGGRGFGGPRDFGGGGGRGGGRDGGRSMEQREGDWSCPNPECGNTNFSWRTSCNRCQAPKPGGDDGGHGGGGFGGHRGGFRGRGGDRGGFRGGRGGDRGGFRGRGKRDDMRSDRRDRPY is encoded by the exons ATGGCGTCTTCTGCAGATCAAG GTTATGGTAGTTATGGTGGAGGCTCGGGCTCCCATCCAAA TTACAGCTATGGAGGCTCAGCAGGCTATGGACAAACTGCACAGAGTGGACAGCAG GCGTACGgccagcagcagcagccacaGCAGCCGGCCGCTGGTGGAGGATACGGCTCCTATGGAGGCTCCACTGGAACCGACAGCTACTCCAGCTATGGACAGCAGAGTCAGACATCCTACGCCTCGCAACAGCCAGCAGCACAGACTGCTCCCTACTCACAACAGTCAG GTACTGGAGGGTATGGCAGCTATGACTCCTCTCAACAACCGCAGATGGGAGGGTATGGCCAGGCACAATCCCAGGGCAGCTACTCTACAGCAGGGTCCTATGGGCAAACACAGGGCAGCACTACTTACACAGGGAGCTCTGGATACAGTAGCACGGGGGCTGGAACAGGCTATGGGCAGACTGGACAAG GTGGTCAGAGCTCATATGGCGCAGGCGCCCAGCAGCCGACTGGCTATGGCGGCGGCAGCTACGGTTCCCAGAGCACGCCAGACGCACAGCCGAGTACTGGCGGTTATGGCGGACAGCGTGAGCCCCCCGCATCCACGGGTGGTGGCGGCGGTGGTGGGTACGGCGGGATGACTGGCTCCACTGGTGGGGGAGGATACGGCAGCGCTCCTACCGGAGGCTACGGTGGTGGTGGCGGCGGCTCCCGAGGTGGCAGCAACGGGTCTGGATTTGACCAAG GAGGCGGTGGTTACGGAGGCGGCGGCTATGGAGGTCGCTCGGGAGGCTATGACGACCGCGGGAGAGGTCGTGGTGGTGGAAGGGGAGGCGGCGGCGGAcgtggcggcggcggcggctATGGCGG CGACCGCGGAGGATACGGCGATCGCGGGGGATTTAAAGGTGGATACG GAGGGGGTAGCTCTGATGGTGGCCGAAGCAACG ACGGAGACATGCAGGTGCAGCAGGACACCATCTTTGTGCAGAATCTCCCCACCAGCATGAGGGAGGAGGAACTGGCAGGCCATCTCACCAGCCACTTTGGGTCCATCGGCATCATCAAG ATGGACAAGAAGACCCACAAGCCCAAGATCTGGATCTACAAGGACAAGATGACGGGGTCACCAAAGGGCGAGGCCACAGTTACCTATGACGACGCACACTCAGCACGGGCTGCCATCGACTGGTTCAACG ATAAAGAGTTCCTTGGCAACAAGATCAAGGTGGAGCTGGCACAGATGCGCCCCAGATCAGGGCCATTCGGACGGGGAGGGGGTCGCGGCGGCGGCGGTGGACGTGGCTTCGGAG GACCAAGAGACTTCGGTGGTGGTGGAG gcCGTGGAGGCGGACGTGATGGTGGCCGGTCCATGGAACAGCGAGAGGGAGACTGGAGCTGTCCCAACCC GGAATGTGGTAACACCAACTTCTCCTGGAGAACTTCCTGCAACCGATGCCAGGCACCCAAGCCAGGTGGAG ATGACGGAGGCCATGGCGGCGGTGGTTTTGGCGGCCATCGTGGCGGGTTCCGTGGGCGCGGGGGTGATCGCGGAGGCTTCCGTGGCGGCCGTGGGGGCGACCGCGGGGGATTCAGAGGCAGGGGGAAGAG GGATGACATGAGATCAGACCGTAGGGACCGCCCGTATTAG
- the LOC118424844 gene encoding uncharacterized protein LOC118424844, which translates to MKLFVALLAVGLPALAAAHSWIVCTDYLENNGWYWDAAKCRAWPRNAEQYNLRDRVFGEAGGTAGFVHRLDNHPELTPLCNDPRDDANSYQLPMAAYYLGQKVVLTHPLNNHASDPNCDISNKRGRADTENLMFVVDGDEDPCCIDSDKLIQIMDMGVSPYNHGDVQFSDEVLSTYPKVGFQNAPKFCEDPADAMGTYNFTIPMDMKPGRHTFVWKWIRVPSVNPFTTCWEADVFATKAERDAHYLATGRTTEDMWDFYEINTIVDGVIVDPVDPVDPVITG; encoded by the exons ATGAAGCTCTTCGTCGCGCTCTTGGCTGTCGGGCTGCCTGCCCTGGCCGCCGCCCACTCCTGGATCGTCTGTACGGACTACCTGGAGAACAACGGCTGGTACTGGGATGCGGCAAAGTGTCGGGCCTGGCCGAGAAATGCAGAGCA GTACAACCTTCGTGACAGAGTGTTCGGGGAAGCAGGCGGGACAGCAGGCTTTGTCCACCGACTTGACAATCATCCCGAGCTTACTCCACTGTGTAACGATCCAAGAGATGACGCCAACAGTTACCAGTTACCCATGGCGGCCTACTACCTGGGACAGAAGGTGGTTCTCACTCACCCATTAAAC AACCACGCCAGTGACCCAAACTGTGACATCAGTAACAAGAGAGGCCGCGCGGACACCGAGAACCTGATGTTTGTTGTGGACGGAGACGAGGACCCCTGCTGTATCGACTCGGACAAACTCATCCAAATCATGGACATGGGGGTGTCGCCTTACAATCATG GTGATGTACAGTTCAGCGATGAAGTCCTCTCGACATACCCGAAGGTCGGTTTCCAGAACGCGCCCAAGTTCTGTGAGGATCCGGCAGACGCCATGGGGACCTACAACTTCACTATTCCTATGGACATGAAGCCAG GTCGTCACACCTTCGTCTGGAAGTGGATTCGTGTCCCCTCAGTCAACCCCTTCACCACCTGCTGGGAGGCTGACGTGTTCGCTACGAAGGCCGAGAGGGACGCACACTACCTGGCCACG GGCCGGACCACGGAGGACATGTGGGACTTCTATGAAATCAACACCATCGTGGACGGGGTGATCGTGGATCCCGTGGATCCTGTGGACCCGGTCATCACTGGCTGA
- the LOC118424847 gene encoding uncharacterized protein LOC118424847 encodes MKLFVALLAVGLPVLAAAHSWIVCTDYLENNGWYWDAAKCRAWPRNAQRYNLRDRVFGTSGGYVHRLDDHPELTPLCNDPRDDANGYQLPMAAYYLGQKVVINHPTNNHVSDAQCNMRGRADTENLMFVVDGDEDPCCIDSDKLIQIMDMGVSPYNHGDVHFSDEFLSTYPKPGFQNAPKYCEDPEDAMGTYNFTIPMDMKPGRHTFVWKWIRVPEVNPFTTCWEADVFATKAERDHHYLHTGRTTEDMWDFYEINTIVDGVIVDPVDPVDPIISG; translated from the exons ATGAAGCTCTTCGTCGCGCTCTTGGCTGTCGGGCTGCCTGTCCTGGCCGCCGCCCACTCCTGGATCGTCTGTACGGACTACCTGGAGAACAACGGCTGGTACTGGGATGCGGCTAAGTGTCGGGCCTGGCCGAGAAATGCACAGAG GTACAACCTTCGTGACAGAGTGTTCGGGACTTCTGGTGGTTATGTGCACCGTCTTGACGACCATCCCGAGCTTACTCCCCTGTGTAACGACCCGAGAGATGATGCCAACGGTTACCAGCTACCCATGGCTGCCTACTACCTGGGACAGAAGGTGGTCATCAACCATCCAACAAAC AACCACGTCAGTGACGCACAGTGTAACATGAGAGGCCGTGCGGACACCGAGAACCTGATGTTTGTGGTGGACGGAGACGAGGACCCCTGCTGTATCGACTCGGACAAACTCATCCAAATCATGGACATGGGGGTGTCGCCTTACAACCATG GTGATGTACACTTTAGCGATGAGTTCCTCTCGACCTATCCGAAGCCTGGTTTCCAAAATGCGCCCAAGTACTGTGAGGATCCCGAAGACGCCATGGGAACCTACAACTTCACTATTCCTATGGACATGAAACCAG gTCGTCACACCTTCGTCTGGAAGTGGATCCGTGTCCCCGAAGTCAACCCCTTCACCACCTGCTGGGAGGCTGACGTGTTTGCTACGAAGGCCGAGAGGGACCACCACTACCTGCATACG GGCCGGACCACGGAGGACATGTGGGACTTCTATGAAATCAACACCATCGTGGACGGGGTGATCGTGGATCCGGTTGATCCTGTGGACCCGATCATCTCTGGCTGA